Proteins encoded in a region of the Paenibacillus pedocola genome:
- the guaB gene encoding IMP dehydrogenase gives MWEDKFGKEGLTFDDVLLVPRKSEVLPKEVDLSTVLSKTVKLNIPLMSAGMDTVTEAAMAIAIAREGGVGIIHKNMSVEQQAEEVDRVKRSESGVITNPFSLTPDHLVSDAERLMGKYRISGVPIVDDNNKLVGIITNRDMRFIHDYSAPISEYMTRDNLVTAPVGTTLQEAEVVLQRHKIEKLPLVDDNKILKGLITIKDIEKAIQFPNGAKDAQGRLLVGAAIGISKDSLERTKALVEAGVDLIVVDSAHGHHINIIEAVRNLRAQYPDLTIVAGNVATGEATRELIEAGASIVKVGIGPGSICTTRVIAGIGVPQITAIYDCATVAREYGVPIIADGGIKYSGEITKAIAAGASAVMMGSLFAGTEESPGESEIYQGRKFKVYRGMGSMSAMKQGSKDRYFQDDDKKLVPEGIEGRVAFKGSLSDTVHQLIGGLRSGMGYCGTKTLTELRNDTSFIRITGAGLRESHPHDVQITKEAPNYSL, from the coding sequence GTGTGGGAAGATAAGTTTGGTAAAGAAGGACTGACTTTTGATGATGTGCTGCTGGTGCCGCGTAAATCCGAGGTACTGCCGAAGGAAGTGGATCTGTCTACAGTTTTGAGTAAAACTGTGAAGCTCAATATTCCGCTTATGAGCGCGGGGATGGATACCGTAACTGAAGCCGCAATGGCAATTGCAATTGCCCGTGAAGGCGGAGTGGGGATTATTCATAAGAATATGTCCGTGGAGCAGCAGGCTGAAGAGGTAGACCGCGTTAAACGTTCCGAAAGCGGCGTTATCACCAATCCTTTTTCCCTAACACCTGATCATCTGGTGTCCGACGCCGAACGGCTGATGGGCAAATACCGGATTTCGGGCGTTCCGATTGTAGACGATAACAATAAACTGGTTGGCATTATTACTAACCGTGACATGCGCTTCATTCATGACTATAGCGCTCCGATCAGTGAATATATGACCAGAGACAACCTGGTAACAGCTCCTGTAGGAACTACACTCCAGGAAGCGGAAGTGGTGCTGCAGCGTCATAAGATCGAGAAGCTGCCGCTAGTGGACGATAATAAGATTCTTAAAGGTCTTATTACTATTAAAGATATCGAAAAAGCCATCCAGTTCCCTAACGGTGCTAAGGATGCCCAAGGACGTCTTCTGGTAGGTGCAGCAATCGGTATCTCCAAGGATTCACTGGAACGGACAAAAGCTTTGGTTGAAGCCGGTGTCGATCTGATCGTAGTTGATTCCGCACATGGACACCATATCAATATTATTGAAGCAGTACGTAATCTGCGTGCCCAGTATCCTGACCTTACCATTGTTGCCGGTAATGTAGCGACAGGAGAGGCTACGCGGGAGCTGATTGAAGCAGGTGCTTCGATTGTTAAGGTTGGTATTGGTCCAGGCTCGATCTGTACCACGCGTGTTATTGCCGGTATCGGCGTACCGCAGATTACAGCAATCTACGATTGTGCAACGGTTGCCCGTGAGTATGGCGTACCGATCATCGCCGACGGCGGGATCAAATACTCAGGGGAGATTACCAAGGCTATCGCAGCTGGCGCTTCGGCGGTTATGATGGGAAGCCTGTTCGCCGGTACCGAAGAAAGTCCCGGGGAATCGGAAATTTACCAAGGACGTAAATTCAAAGTATACCGCGGTATGGGCAGCATGAGTGCGATGAAGCAAGGCAGTAAGGACCGCTACTTCCAGGACGATGATAAGAAGCTTGTTCCGGAGGGTATTGAAGGACGCGTTGCCTTCAAAGGATCACTGTCCGACACGGTTCATCAGCTGATCGGCGGACTCCGCTCAGGTATGGGGTACTGCGGTACTAAGACATTGACTGAACTGCGGAATGATACCTCCTTCATCCGGATTACAGGTGCCGGACTGCGCGAGAGTCATCCGCATGACGTACAGATTACTAAGGAAGCACCTAACTATTCCTTATAA
- a CDS encoding D-alanyl-D-alanine carboxypeptidase family protein: protein MLKHKRKFSSKQFVIKTATVGLLLNMLASPASSVLADAVKTPATTEAGTAATGTATAKAAVAKIPSVESLGLNVSSAVLIEPTTGEVLLSYNADQALPPASMTKMMTEYLVAEAVKNGQLTWDQKVIVQENAAQQIGSRIFLAQGDEHTVKELYIAMAVGSANDATVALAELVSGSEQQFVTLMNETAQKMGMKTAYFINSTGLDRADMPAKYRPETDRETVMSAMDAAILAKYIVTDHPDFTEFTTIQSYKFRDRDTKPMVNYNWMLEANKDIANFKAYAYPGLDGLKTGHTSNAGNCFTGTAVRDGMRLISVVMGADSEAHRFTETKKVLDFGFNNFEIKQVVAAKSVITGNETVPVQKGKNESVSVVTDAGVTFMVPKGTVSPQIETAVTVNDPSTLVAPIPNATAVGKVTYTYKVEGMSQVQQKTVNLITAEEAEKAGWFKLLMRAIGDFFGDLFTGIKDLF from the coding sequence ATTTTGAAGCACAAGCGGAAGTTCAGCAGTAAACAATTTGTGATCAAGACAGCGACAGTAGGTCTGCTTTTAAATATGTTAGCTTCTCCTGCAAGTTCAGTACTGGCCGATGCGGTGAAGACCCCGGCTACAACAGAAGCAGGTACTGCTGCCACAGGCACTGCAACAGCCAAAGCAGCTGTAGCCAAAATACCCTCTGTAGAATCGCTAGGACTTAACGTGAGCTCGGCAGTATTAATTGAACCTACTACCGGTGAGGTGTTGTTGTCTTATAATGCAGATCAAGCTCTGCCCCCTGCGAGTATGACGAAGATGATGACAGAGTATCTTGTAGCCGAAGCCGTGAAGAATGGACAGCTTACCTGGGACCAGAAGGTCATCGTACAGGAGAATGCCGCCCAGCAAATCGGTTCCCGGATCTTTTTGGCACAAGGTGATGAACATACAGTTAAAGAGCTGTACATAGCTATGGCAGTTGGCTCAGCCAATGATGCTACGGTTGCTTTGGCGGAACTGGTTTCCGGATCTGAACAGCAATTTGTGACATTGATGAACGAAACTGCCCAGAAGATGGGGATGAAGACAGCGTATTTTATCAATTCGACGGGTCTTGACCGGGCAGATATGCCGGCTAAGTACCGTCCGGAAACGGACCGCGAAACGGTCATGTCTGCGATGGATGCGGCTATTCTTGCAAAATATATTGTAACTGATCATCCTGATTTCACTGAATTCACAACCATACAGTCTTATAAATTCCGTGACCGGGATACCAAACCTATGGTTAACTACAACTGGATGCTGGAGGCTAATAAGGATATTGCGAACTTTAAGGCATACGCCTACCCGGGTCTTGACGGACTGAAGACGGGACATACTAGCAATGCCGGCAACTGCTTCACTGGTACGGCCGTGCGAGACGGCATGCGTCTGATCAGTGTAGTTATGGGGGCCGATTCAGAAGCGCATCGTTTTACTGAAACCAAGAAAGTGCTTGATTTTGGCTTCAATAACTTTGAGATCAAGCAGGTCGTGGCCGCTAAGTCGGTAATCACCGGCAACGAAACCGTGCCTGTACAAAAAGGCAAGAACGAAAGTGTATCCGTGGTTACGGATGCAGGTGTAACTTTCATGGTCCCTAAAGGAACGGTTTCACCTCAAATCGAAACTGCCGTTACGGTGAATGATCCATCAACTTTGGTGGCTCCAATCCCCAATGCTACAGCAGTCGGTAAGGTAACCTACACTTATAAGGTGGAAGGCATGTCTCAGGTCCAACAGAAGACCGTTAATTTGATTACAGCTGAGGAAGCAGAGAAAGCCGGATGGTTCAAACTGCTGATGCGGGCAATAGGCGATTTTTTTGGTGATCTGTTTACAGGAATTAAAGATCTGTTCTAG